A window of the Diabrotica undecimpunctata isolate CICGRU chromosome 1, icDiaUnde3, whole genome shotgun sequence genome harbors these coding sequences:
- the LOC140441997 gene encoding uncharacterized protein, with protein MESTDVVSFEQLELAQDNVRDIKVEIKEELEEYDYQLTSTDIRYMQNELSREVDIEDIKTETNENDSEFLQENSLEEQYNPSVTGENHFQCDVCNKQVSSLQSFKKHMRIHNEKKSLKCAYCPKKFLSTINLDNHMIFHTKEKRYECEICLEQFSYWSTWNSHMNRHRGRKPFKCELCSKRFLHKISLKGHMEWHSGEKAFKCDLCSKRFMRMNVLKTHIRAVHTGDKPFQCYICSKKFSMKSGLQCHLRTHTGEKKFTCDICSKSFSGKNSLKYHKGTHVIKCKICSEQFSEKDDFNNHMLSHNEETRFECQICLEEFLTNDQLKKHMRFHTGEKHS; from the exons ATGGAGTCTACAGATGTGGTTTCTTTCGAGCAACTGGAGTTGGCGCAAGACAATGTAAGGGATATTAAGgttgaaattaaggaagaacttgaGGAATATGATTATCAATTAACTAGTACAGACATAAGATACATGCAGAATGAGTTATCCAGAGAAGTAGATATTGAAGATATTAAAACGGAAACAAATGAAAATGACTCAG AGTTTCTTCAAGAAAATTCTTTAGAAGAACAGTACAACCCGTCTGTCACGGGTGAAAACCATTTTCAATGCGATGTTTGTAATAAGCAAGTCTCGAGCTTACAGTCTTTTAAGAAGCATATGCGAATCcataatgaaaaaaaaagtttaaagtgTGCATATTGTCCTAAGAAATTTTTATCTACGATTAACTTAGATAATCATATGATATTTCACACTAAGGAAAAACGTtatgaatgtgaaatttgtttagaGCAGTTTTCGTACTGGAGTACGTGGAACAGTCATATGAATCGACATCGTGGGCGGAAACCTTTTAAGTGTGAACTTTGTTCAAAGAGGTTTTTACACAAGATTAGTTTGAAGGGTCATATGGAGTGGCATTCTGGGGAAAAAGCTTTTAAATGTGACCTTTGTTCAAAAAGATTTATGAGGATGAATGTTCTAAAAACTCATATACGAGCTGTTCACACTGGGGACAAACCATTTCAGTGCTATATTTGTTCTAAGAAATTTTCTATGAAATCTGGTTTACAATGCCATTTGCGAACGCACACAGGAGAGAAAAAATTTACTTGTGATATATGTTCTAAGTCATTTAGTGGAAAAAACTCTTTAAAGTATCATAAAGGAACACACGTTATAAAATGTAAGATTTGTTCTGAGCAGTTTTCCGAAAAAGATGATTTTAACAATCATATGCTATCGCATAACGAAGAAACGCGTTTCGAGTGCCAAATTTGTCTAGAGGAATTTTTAACCAATGATCAATTAAAAAAGCATATGAGatttcacactggagaaaaacatTCTTAA